The Bacillaceae bacterium S4-13-56 region GAGGAATAGGAGTACTCATCTTATTGACACTTATTTTGGGAGTTTTTTGGGGAGAAGAAATGGCATTTACCTTTGAACAAAAACTATATCGAGACCCAATTATTTATAACAATAGCAGTGAGTATCAACAAATTATTCTAACGAAGGAGCAGGGAGACTTAAGGCTGTATTTGGATGGACAGCTACAGTTTAGCTCTGTTGACGAATATCGGTATCATGAGACTTTAGTTCATCCGGCCATGGCGTCAGCTGTTTCCAGAGAAAATATTCTGATCTTAGGCGGTGGAGACGGACTAGCTGTTCGCGAGCTCAAAAAGTACGACGAAGTTCAATCTATAACTCTAGTGGATTTGGACCCAGCTGTGATTGAATTAGCTAGTACGAATCATGACATTATTCGATTGAATGAGGACGCTTTGTCAGACCCTCGTCTAAATATTGTGAACCAGGATGCTTTTCGATTTATTGAGGATTCTGATGATTTCTATGATGTTATTCTAGTTGATCTTCCTGATCCTAATAATGAATCCTTAAGTAAGCTTTATACTTTGCAATTTTACCAGTTGCTGAGAAATCATCTTTCACCAGGAGGTTCGTTAATGGTTCAAGCCACGAGCCCAACCTTTGCAACCAAAGTGTATTGGATGATTAATGAGACGATAGAGGCTACAGAGTTGTATACAGAAAATCTACAGGTGGATATTCCGAGCTTCGGGAATTGGGGATTTGTTTTAGCGAAACGTGAGCCAGTCAACCTTGCTGAAGTAGAAATCGATAAGGAAACTAAATTTTTGACTAGTGAAGTTATGCAAAGCCTTACTCAATTTGGCAAGGATATTGACAGTGAAATCTATGATGAAGATGGTGAATTGGTAGAAATTGAAATTAATACCCTAACCCATCCCATCATTATTGAAGAATATATGAAAGCTTGGCAGCATTATTGAGCAGGCCAAATAAAATTATCAGATGATTCCTTTACATTTTGGGAATCATCTTTTTTAATTGAGTATTTTTGATCTTAGGAGCGTCTGTTGGTGGCACTAAAATGAACCAACCAAACAAGATAAAGTAGTTTTCTCCGCTATTTCCGCCTACTACTCCTTTTAAAAAAGCTTTTAAAAAAATT contains the following coding sequences:
- a CDS encoding polyamine aminopropyltransferase, coding for MGNEGIKQTKAIYWASGIVSICGIIFEVLFGAAGSYLLGDGVKQYTLTISLFLTGMGIGASISEKVTKNLILSFIWIEYLIGLVGGFSIFLLFGITAFLSSGTDAFFLYAVTLLVGALSGVELPILIRKANEIGETLNRSAARVLFSDYAGGLIGGLLFVYLLRPELGLVKTAFVVAMINVIIALWLLHYFRKEIPTYKKHGGIGVLILLTLILGVFWGEEMAFTFEQKLYRDPIIYNNSSEYQQIILTKEQGDLRLYLDGQLQFSSVDEYRYHETLVHPAMASAVSRENILILGGGDGLAVRELKKYDEVQSITLVDLDPAVIELASTNHDIIRLNEDALSDPRLNIVNQDAFRFIEDSDDFYDVILVDLPDPNNESLSKLYTLQFYQLLRNHLSPGGSLMVQATSPTFATKVYWMINETIEATELYTENLQVDIPSFGNWGFVLAKREPVNLAEVEIDKETKFLTSEVMQSLTQFGKDIDSEIYDEDGELVEIEINTLTHPIIIEEYMKAWQHY